In Aquiflexum balticum DSM 16537, a single genomic region encodes these proteins:
- a CDS encoding acyl-CoA thioesterase, whose amino-acid sequence MKKFSIEDVLSSFHFSVPVQVRFSDIDSYMHVNNGIFFNYLEHARASYLFQFCGWDILKIGTVVANIQIDYRLPVHLMDKPAVYVRCIKIGNTSFVLEQVVMGETEKGEMRVFAESTTTMVSVNMETMSPVPVPAEYAAKMMR is encoded by the coding sequence ATGAAGAAATTTAGCATAGAGGACGTTTTGTCCTCTTTTCATTTTTCTGTCCCTGTACAGGTAAGATTTTCTGATATTGATAGCTATATGCATGTCAATAACGGTATTTTTTTCAACTATCTTGAACACGCCAGGGCTTCATATCTTTTTCAGTTTTGCGGTTGGGATATTTTAAAGATCGGAACAGTTGTGGCAAATATTCAGATCGATTATAGACTGCCTGTTCATTTGATGGATAAGCCTGCTGTTTATGTCAGGTGTATTAAAATCGGCAATACGTCATTTGTATTGGAACAAGTGGTCATGGGAGAAACCGAAAAAGGAGAAATGAGAGTATTTGCTGAATCAACCACCACCATGGTTTCAGTGAATATGGAAACAATGAGCCCTGTACCTGTTCCGGCAGAATATGCAGCAAAAATGATGAGATAG
- a CDS encoding NUDIX hydrolase, producing the protein MDRISLRENLEKYRTPFEEEASFVQDFIDLTYDDLAFSRERLQGHFTASAWIVNKRRTHSLMALHRKLNKWLQLGGHADGHENLMQVALAEAQEESGLTSLRLVDSRIFDIDRHTIPERGNVPEHFHYDVRFLIEAEMNEPLVISEESRDLAWISFDAVEDFVGPNQSILRMLEKTSKSEILL; encoded by the coding sequence ATGGATAGAATATCACTGAGAGAAAATCTCGAAAAGTACCGTACGCCTTTTGAAGAAGAAGCATCCTTTGTCCAGGATTTTATTGATCTTACCTATGATGATTTGGCCTTTTCAAGAGAAAGGTTGCAGGGGCATTTTACAGCTTCTGCCTGGATTGTCAACAAAAGAAGAACTCATTCTTTGATGGCACTCCATAGGAAACTGAATAAATGGCTTCAGTTGGGTGGACATGCAGATGGTCATGAAAACTTGATGCAGGTGGCTTTGGCTGAGGCACAGGAAGAAAGTGGGCTGACTTCACTCAGATTGGTTGATTCAAGGATATTTGATATTGACAGACATACTATTCCTGAACGTGGAAATGTTCCTGAACATTTTCATTATGATGTCAGGTTTTTGATTGAAGCTGAAATGAATGAACCTTTGGTGATTTCGGAGGAAAGCAGGGATTTGGCCTGGATTTCATTTGACGCCGTGGAAGATTTCGTTGGTCCCAACCAATCCATTCTCAGGATGTTGGAAAAAACAAGTAAATCTGAAATTCTGCTTTAA
- a CDS encoding L-threonylcarbamoyladenylate synthase gives MAEIGKDIFKAKAILEQGDLVGIPTETVYGLAGNALNPDAVAKIFEVKNRPNFDPLIIHTSSMERVLEFTVQIPDILVPLGEKFWPGPLTMLLPKKSIVPDLVTSGLDTVAVRVPSHPLTRELLSILDFPLAAPSANPFGYISPTQASHVNDQLGEKIPYILDGGLCEVGLESTIVGLENGEVFIYRLGGLDVKDIEGIVGKVKIMTHSSSNPKSPGMLKSHYSPKKTFVLGDLELLVEEYLSKGIPFGVLSFSDEFKNVPQSLQIQLSQNRDVKEAAKKLFASMRALDTMDVSVILSELLPELGLGRAINDRLRRAAVMND, from the coding sequence ATGGCGGAAATAGGAAAAGATATATTCAAAGCCAAAGCCATTTTGGAACAGGGGGACTTGGTGGGTATTCCTACTGAGACTGTATATGGTCTGGCAGGAAATGCTTTGAATCCTGATGCGGTCGCAAAGATTTTTGAAGTCAAAAACCGGCCAAATTTTGATCCATTGATTATTCATACCTCGTCTATGGAAAGGGTTTTGGAGTTTACAGTTCAAATTCCTGATATTCTTGTTCCCCTTGGAGAAAAATTTTGGCCAGGACCATTGACTATGCTTTTACCAAAAAAAAGCATAGTACCTGACTTGGTTACCAGTGGTTTGGACACAGTAGCTGTCCGCGTACCCAGCCACCCCTTGACAAGAGAGCTGTTGTCAATTTTGGATTTTCCCTTGGCGGCCCCAAGCGCCAATCCTTTTGGTTATATCAGTCCTACTCAGGCAAGTCATGTAAATGATCAATTGGGAGAAAAAATCCCATATATTTTGGATGGAGGTTTATGTGAAGTAGGATTGGAAAGTACTATAGTGGGACTTGAAAATGGAGAAGTTTTTATATACAGACTTGGAGGATTGGATGTAAAAGATATAGAAGGGATTGTAGGTAAAGTAAAGATTATGACTCATTCCAGCAGTAATCCCAAATCACCAGGAATGTTGAAAAGCCATTATTCGCCAAAAAAAACCTTTGTTTTGGGTGATCTGGAATTGCTTGTGGAGGAATATCTTTCCAAGGGAATTCCTTTTGGAGTACTTTCATTTTCAGATGAATTCAAAAATGTGCCTCAAAGCCTTCAGATTCAGCTCAGTCAAAACAGGGATGTCAAGGAGGCAGCAAAAAAATTATTTGCATCCATGAGGGCTTTGGATACCATGGATGTTTCTGTAATTTTATCAGAGCTTTTGCCCGAACTGGGTTTAGGTAGGGCAATTAATGATAGGCTGAGAAGAGCAGCTGTCATGAATGATTGA
- a CDS encoding phosphoglycerate kinase: MNNRIKSVENLDFKGKKALVRVDFNVPLDEHQNVSDDTRISAAIPTIEKILSDGGSVILMSHLGRPKDGPIDKYSLRHVVTSLQKLLGKSVKFAPDCIGEEAKNLAAGLKPGEVLLLENLRFYKEEEKGDEEFSKKLASLGDVYVNDAFGTAHRAHASTAVIAQFFSTKASGFLLKSELENADKVLENPEKPYTAIMGGAKISDKILIIERLLGKVDNLIIGGGMSYTFSKAKGGTIGDSLCEEDKLDFVLELMKKAEQKGVKIILPLDTVISKSFANDAEQGLSKAGEIPDGWMGLDIGPETRKLFADVIKSSKTILWNGPMGVFEMSSFVHGTVAVAEAIAEATEGGAFSLIGGGDSAAAVNKFGFGDKVSYVSTGGGALLEHMEGKVLPGVAALMP; encoded by the coding sequence ATGAACAACAGAATCAAAAGTGTTGAAAATTTAGACTTTAAGGGGAAAAAAGCACTTGTTAGAGTGGACTTCAATGTTCCCTTGGATGAACATCAAAATGTCAGCGATGATACCAGAATCAGTGCTGCCATTCCTACCATAGAGAAGATTCTCTCTGATGGAGGTTCAGTTATTTTAATGTCCCATTTGGGTAGGCCTAAGGATGGTCCTATTGACAAATATTCATTAAGGCACGTAGTCACCAGTCTTCAAAAGTTGCTCGGAAAATCTGTAAAATTTGCACCTGATTGCATAGGAGAAGAAGCTAAAAATCTTGCTGCAGGACTTAAGCCCGGGGAGGTACTTTTATTGGAAAACCTCAGATTTTATAAAGAAGAGGAAAAAGGAGATGAGGAATTTTCAAAGAAGCTGGCTTCCCTTGGAGATGTCTACGTCAATGATGCCTTTGGTACTGCACATAGAGCCCATGCCTCGACTGCTGTAATTGCCCAGTTTTTCAGTACCAAAGCAAGTGGGTTTTTACTGAAATCCGAATTGGAAAATGCAGATAAAGTTCTTGAAAATCCCGAAAAACCTTATACTGCAATTATGGGAGGTGCCAAAATATCCGATAAGATATTGATCATTGAAAGGTTGCTGGGAAAAGTTGATAATCTGATTATTGGGGGAGGGATGTCATATACTTTTTCCAAAGCTAAAGGAGGGACAATCGGAGATTCTTTATGTGAAGAAGATAAGCTGGACTTTGTTTTGGAATTGATGAAAAAGGCTGAGCAAAAAGGAGTGAAAATCATTTTGCCTTTGGACACAGTCATTTCCAAGTCTTTTGCCAATGATGCCGAACAAGGACTTTCCAAAGCAGGTGAAATCCCTGATGGTTGGATGGGCTTGGATATCGGACCTGAGACCAGAAAACTTTTCGCTGATGTAATCAAATCATCCAAAACTATTCTTTGGAACGGTCCTATGGGCGTTTTTGAAATGAGCAGCTTTGTTCACGGTACGGTTGCGGTGGCTGAAGCTATTGCTGAGGCAACAGAAGGAGGAGCCTTTTCTTTGATTGGTGGTGGCGATTCGGCTGCTGCTGTCAATAAGTTCGGTTTTGGCGATAAAGTGTCTTATGTGTCTACCGGGGGTGGTGCA
- a CDS encoding tetratricopeptide repeat protein: MKKYFIWVTFFVFFFGCSPSEQELFDEGIKLMESSQYQKSIEYFDRVIQKNPENTSAFNAKGVALFQQGNFDEAIKAFTSSIELDPTSYKPFFNRGNAYLEKKSYKEALLDYNMANGLDAKQGDVYYNRGLALLGLEEYEDAIFDFDVVLQDNPNLPLAQFNKAKAQLGNNDPVGAIGSLNNTVKLDNRNGAAYYLLGVTQMSAFGQKEDGCANLKLALNLGFSEAKSWIEDFCQD; encoded by the coding sequence GTGAAAAAATACTTTATCTGGGTGACTTTTTTTGTATTCTTTTTTGGATGTAGTCCGTCTGAACAAGAATTATTTGATGAGGGAATCAAACTGATGGAATCATCTCAATATCAAAAATCCATCGAATATTTTGATCGGGTGATCCAAAAAAATCCTGAAAATACTTCTGCCTTTAATGCCAAAGGTGTTGCGCTTTTTCAACAGGGGAATTTTGATGAAGCCATCAAAGCATTCACTTCTTCCATAGAATTGGATCCGACTTCCTATAAACCGTTTTTCAATAGGGGTAATGCCTACCTTGAAAAAAAGTCATATAAAGAGGCCTTGTTGGATTATAACATGGCAAACGGCCTTGATGCGAAGCAAGGGGATGTTTATTACAATAGGGGCCTGGCCTTGTTGGGTCTTGAAGAATACGAGGATGCTATTTTTGATTTTGATGTAGTGCTGCAGGACAATCCAAATCTTCCATTGGCACAATTCAATAAAGCCAAAGCTCAACTCGGAAACAATGATCCTGTTGGAGCCATTGGATCCTTGAATAATACTGTCAAATTGGACAACAGGAACGGAGCAGCGTATTACCTACTTGGAGTTACTCAAATGAGTGCTTTTGGTCAAAAGGAAGACGGATGTGCCAATCTTAAATTGGCTTTGAATCTGGGATTTTCAGAAGCTAAATCCTGGATTGAGGATTTTTGTCAGGACTGA